The window TTTAAGTGATCAAAACTGGTTCGTTCTGCTTCATTCTGAGGGCTTGCAGACAATAACTTTACAACCTTTCTTGTTGTAGGCTTCTTCGTCTCATACACTTCCTTCATACAATCTAGTGTTTTAAACTGTGGAAAACTCTTAAGAGAAGAAATAATTGGTTTCCAGCAATTTGAAATATACTTAGGCTTCTGAACTAGTTCTTGATGAGCTAGTTGGGTGATAATAAGTTTCACATTCTCCTTTGTCGGATTTTTGTAGCATTTATAGCTACTCAATACTTCAAGTACCTCATCATCATTAGCGTCTAACTCACCCTCAGTGCACTTTCTTAATGTTTCTGCTTCATCTTTGCCTATGTATGATAAAAATGCTTCAAGAagaaagctgtcagaaataGTGCTTTCCTCAAACAAACAGCTCCCCATGAAAACACCCGAAAGAGTAACAGGAAAATACATAATTTCACAATATCCATACACCAATACTTTCCCTACTGCCTCCCATTCTTCAAGTTGGTAGTCATGTCTTACTGAGGGAACTTTTTCTGTTGCACCAATTGACAGAGACCTAAAGaattggtgccaaaacaatgtGATTACTTCTCGCACAACACCAAGACCTCTGCCATCTTCAATCTCCCCACGCTCATTAACTATAACTAGATTTAGATGATAATGATGTGTAGGGATGTCCAAGGCTTTGAATTCCTCTATCAAGTCTTTGAGAACTTGGAATCTATGTACAAGCACATCCTTTACTGCTATCGGTGCAGTAcctaaacataaaaaaaaaaacaaaaaaaaacaacactactttcagttttaaataaattaattatttatttatttcatgaataaattaaatgaactgaaatttgaTGTATCAAGTATGTGATATtgaccaattttttttgtgaggaATTAATATATTATTAGCTCATACCATGATCAAAGTCCAAAGGGGGCTGACTCTGCACATTTTCATCATTAAGGTGAATGGCACCACCAGATAAAGGGCACTCACTAGATGAGGCACATTCACTGACATCAACAGAGGTAAAAACTTCATTGGTATCTGATGTTGCAGCTTGACCAGCATCTTGGTTGGCATTTAATGTAACATCAGGAGTACTAGCAGCTGTGGTAATTGCTGCAGTACTTTGACTTGCATTCACAGGGGTAGAACCTACAAAAGCAGCAATAATTGTTAACACACTTTTACATCTAATCCTGGTGGGAAGGTTGACAAGCAGAAGGCACACAAAATAAAACAGGGTACACGATCTCATGATtttgttgaaaagaaaaaggaagttTCATACAGTAAAACATGCAAGCAAGCCGATCAAATAACGAAAAAGGCCATGGTTACGGTACATACTCTTCGCAGACATAATACTCAAATTAAAGCTAGTTTACAAAGTCAAATTGAAATTACGTATGATGATGTTGGCATGAAAAAACATAATATTTACCAGAAAAACTGCACGCGACTGCTCCATTAGAATTGGTAGAAGTCAAAGATCGACTGGCTGCGGCACAAACTGTGGTGGTAGACGTTGTGGCAGACGAATGCTCAGAAATTTCAACTGCGAATCTGTCAGCGATGTCTACGTCATCTAACCATTCATCGCTTTCAAATTCCAGGTCCAACCACGGCCAGCAAGTCTGTTCGGATTCAGAATCCGAAGCTTCTTTTAGTGGGCATAAGAACAAAGAAATCCGTGCATAACTCTTCCCTAGGTCTTCTTTATATTTTTCCAGTGTAAATGCCTCTTTTGTTCCGGGAAGAGTGGTAACTTCGCTTCCATCAGGAAAACACCGTTTATAACTCTTGTCATTTCTGAAAGTTCGATCATAAGAACGTCGTTTCTTCAAGGCTTCATCCAGTACTGTCTGGGCTGAGGCACGTTTATTGACTTTTAAGGGAAGGGACTTGCCCCTCACAGGCTTGAAAACGCCGCTCGATGCAGAACCAATCCCGATTGTAATagttacaaattcgtccatcTTCTTGGACTTGGACTTGGACTTGAACGAGGTTTGCCTTTCTTTCGACTTTTCGCTtagaaattttttaaaactagaGACTTGACTAGTCGAAGATGACGATAAACTAACCCCGCACTTCGGGCAAAACTTATGATTTTGACTTCTCCACCCACCGCAACTGTGGCAAAACATGGCGGACAGTCGTACAAACGAGAAGCGGGAAGGTGACCAGTAGTAGTGCCAGGTTCCAAGCGTTTTCAGCGTCTGGGCTAGTTACCAGtactttgaaattttgttgtgttttgtgaAATGCTTTTGTGTTTCAGTTAATTGTGTTgaataactgcgaaatgttctctCAATTCTgttattgtgattggctacttcgccgttaacgaaatttcgataactgcgaaatatccCCTCTATTCTATTGATGCgattggctacttcgccgttaagGAAATTTCCttaactgcgaaatatcttCGCTAGAATATTATTGTGATTGACTATTTCGCTGTTaatgacatttgaataacagCGAATTATTCATTCTGTATTATACATTGAGTGCCTTTGTTGCGAAATTTTTTTGTTATCTATAGAGTAgaataattgcaaaattttcatttgtaaaagtaccgTTGTGTTGTGTATTAATTTCCTTTTGTGTTCTATCAAATTGTGCCgtgttttcgaaaaaattgttgtgttctgtcaaattgtgttttgttctcgaaaagattgttgtgttcttggaaAGATTGTTCTGTTCTGCAAAAGATTGTTCCGTTCTgttaaattgtattttgttctcgtaaagattgttgtgttctcaaaaagattgttgtgttctcggaaagattgttgtgttctgAAAAAGATTATTGTGTTTCTTAACTGGAATTGCGTTGTGTTTTGCCCCTATGGGCCaccgtaatatgtagctctaatagtacacgacattgtttggtatcgtaagtcattacggtgccatggtagacatctttgctatataccctctaagaagacatgtggttcagtaaaatactaagcccagaacgattgaagaaaataacaggaaatcgagaaacatttggcttcaaagccgatatgttgatcatttacaagttctttttcaccacaagcttaagcgtgtactctgagctcctgacacctttccaagaccaatgttactaaagtttttttttccctttccagcggggttagtatttggatgggggacgttaaaatatgcgacttttgctgtcaggaacatacgcccaaaaattctattttaacgctcaaaatgcgaacaaagcaaggtacagattttgctagcctgctttatgcaaaacaaatattgacgaaaaagtaaataaatattaatacgtagtttttaaggagagcagaaggaacttttaggaagtgtcgatcgagaataaaacaatttgccatcagcgaaaaacatttcgggagatttttgttacgttccatcagagttcaatttttctatcgtacttttggtcatacaaggaaaatcgcaaaatcggaagtgacatcgattttagcggccgcctgtgatcaagttatacagtcgaagctctcttaacggacactctcgtaagcggacagctctacttacggccaccttgtttgaaaccccgttttaactcccatacaaactctgtatttttacattctcgtaagcggacattcCCGTAAGCGGCCGCGGACACTTTCAGAGATTACGACttagactttttctttgtttttaagctcccgtaagcggacacgcgaaagaaaatcaacaacctctgtacagtatcttgtttttatcaatcaaccattttaatttgctgtcgtcacaatgattttacagtaattacagtaccatatttcaatgtttgttttgtcgttATCCACGTCCGGTTACATTAACGAGCACATGCGCTTGTGACTGGAATTACGACGTTGTCCGCCAGCACATTGTAGCCAAGGCACTCAAGTTTCGATTTTAGCCAAGGCAGAGACATTTTAGTGTcaccataaaaaatatactggCAAGGAATTTCTAAGCCGTATCCAGCTCCTCTGTTTACTCGCTTTCCCCGTACAacagtctttcctttgtttgttccccgctTTAAAAACTTGCTAACAAACAGCGACATCCTATACAAATTATGTTTGCCTGAGCTGTAAAAAGTCCGCTTGCAATAAATCCAAAAACTGCTCTGTCCCTGCTGATGAAGAAACTCCTGGCTGGAAAGCAGGCATTTCTGTGGCTTATTGTATTTCCTGTTTTAAGAAGAAAACCGAGAAGGGCAAGCAAcccaagaaaaaagcaaaacctTTGAAACAAGATAAGAAGCAAAACGAACTGCCAGCACGAAAATGTCTAAGTCTACGCGAAAAAGTTGAAGTGATACATGCGTCCAAAGAACTAGCGCAAAGTGCGAGACAGTTGGCAAAGAGATTTGGATGCGGAAAGACCCAAATAGCACAGATTCTTGCGAGGAAGGACACCATTCTCGAGGAATGGACTTCAAATGGTACCGGAAGTCACAAGAGGAGCAACAATGAGAAGTTTGAGAAGATAAACCATCTTCTTTGGGAATGGTACATAAAGGCAAGAGGAGCCAATATTCCAGTGGATGGGCCACTTCTCAAGGAGGAAGCACGCTTAATCGCAGAACAACTCGGCGAAACATCATTCAAAGGAACCGACGGCTGGC of the Montipora foliosa isolate CH-2021 chromosome 14, ASM3666993v2, whole genome shotgun sequence genome contains:
- the LOC137984779 gene encoding uncharacterized protein; the protein is MFCHSCGGWRSQNHKFCPKCGVSLSSSSTSQVSSFKKFLSEKSKERQTSFKSKSKSKKMDEFVTITIGIGSASSGVFKPVRGKSLPLKVNKRASAQTVLDEALKKRRSYDRTFRNDKSYKRCFPDGSEVTTLPGTKEAFTLEKYKEDLGKSYARISLFLCPLKEASDSESEQTCWPWLDLEFESDEWLDDVDIADRFAVEISEHSSATTSTTTVCAAASRSLTSTNSNGAVACSFSGSTPVNASQSTAAITTAASTPDVTLNANQDAGQAATSDTNEVFTSVDVSECASSSECPLSGGAIHLNDENVQSQPPLDFDHGTAPIAVKDVLVHRFQVLKDLIEEFKALDIPTHHYHLNLVIVNERGEIEDGRGLGVVREVITLFWHQFFRSLSIGATEKVPSVRHDYQLEEWEAVGKVLVYGYCEIMYFPVTLSGVFMGSCLFEESTISDSFLLEAFLSYIGKDEAETLRKCTEGELDANDDEVLEVLSSYKCYKNPTKENVKLIITQLAHQELVQKPKYISNCWKPIISSLKSFPQFKTLDCMKEVYETKKPTTRKVVKLLSASPQNEAERTSFDHLKRYIKSLGEVALKAFLQFTTGSDVIAVTEITVAFNSLDGAHRSPIARTCGPVLEVPTTYQSYNELSEEFENLISNKEAWGFTMV